Proteins found in one Methanosarcinales archaeon genomic segment:
- a CDS encoding elongation factor Tu, whose translation MVSIAIIGQEGSGRSSLSAKLGKKGNVSDITMYDFAKGEQILTIIDSSGYPASPKPLMTALGMSDIVLLCVPPSGMNAVTGECVIAVDLLGLTRGIIVQTMSDRSNPYELEVNTKQIRSLLKGTTARDWDIIPLSTTTFEGIEQLKEAINRFDKEVATKNLTMNDLPSRVVVDHSFNVKGIGSVILGRVIQGTIHKQDKVMVHPTGQEIEIRNIQMHDEDKTQAGTGSRVGLALKGIQAKDVDRGHIISNNEISSNEIELECSVSKFSQGLSVGSTLHLYVTLQSTPVKITKITRDGQDITEAPAGSVCRVLINAGEVISYNERDVFVLVDLNNKKQRLIARGLPA comes from the coding sequence ATGGTATCAATAGCAATTATAGGACAGGAAGGTTCTGGGAGGAGTTCTCTTTCAGCCAAGCTCGGCAAAAAGGGTAATGTATCAGATATTACCATGTATGATTTTGCCAAAGGTGAGCAGATCCTTACTATCATAGACTCATCAGGTTATCCTGCATCTCCCAAACCCCTGATGACCGCATTAGGTATGTCTGATATCGTTCTCCTCTGTGTCCCGCCATCAGGAATGAATGCTGTTACTGGTGAATGTGTAATAGCTGTTGATCTATTGGGATTGACCCGGGGAATTATTGTCCAGACCATGTCTGATAGGTCAAATCCTTATGAACTGGAGGTAAATACTAAACAGATCAGGTCGTTGCTTAAAGGTACCACTGCCCGGGACTGGGATATTATTCCTTTGTCTACAACTACCTTTGAAGGAATAGAACAGTTAAAAGAAGCCATTAATCGTTTTGATAAGGAAGTGGCGACCAAAAACCTGACCATGAACGATCTTCCATCCAGGGTGGTAGTGGATCATTCATTTAATGTCAAGGGCATCGGTTCAGTAATACTGGGTCGGGTGATACAGGGAACTATACATAAACAAGATAAGGTCATGGTCCATCCCACAGGCCAGGAGATCGAGATACGCAACATCCAGATGCATGATGAGGATAAAACACAGGCAGGTACTGGCTCTCGTGTCGGACTGGCATTGAAAGGCATCCAGGCTAAGGATGTGGATCGGGGACACATAATCTCAAATAACGAGATATCCTCAAATGAAATCGAACTTGAGTGCAGTGTTTCAAAATTCAGTCAGGGGTTAAGTGTAGGCAGCACCTTGCACCTGTATGTTACTCTTCAGTCCACCCCAGTAAAAATAACAAAGATCACCCGGGATGGACAGGATATAACAGAAGCGCCTGCGGGCAGTGTATGCAGGGTTTTAATTAATGCCGGTGAAGTAATATCATATAATGAAAGGGATGTCTTTGTTTTAGTGGATCTGAACAACAAAAAACAGCGATTAATTGCCCGGGGTCTGCCGGCATGA
- a CDS encoding NAD(+)/NADH kinase, whose protein sequence is MIRKVGVVSRCDKAGAVEIAKKVIGHLTDKVDVYIDPGTASELNIEGTSVGQMRQLGVEVLITIGGDGTVLRTIQHMDDPLPILPINMGTVGFLVDVEAEDAVPTIDSILSGFELDERSRFEVWINGIKLPSATNEVVIITSHPAKILAYKIWVDEFELEELRADGLIIATPTGSTAYAMSAGGPIVDPRVDAAVVVPLAPFKLASRPWVVPAQSTIKVELLLSGKEAEVVVDGQYSRNITSNHTIRIEKAANPARFVRIKHGGFYDKVKSKLH, encoded by the coding sequence TTGATCAGGAAAGTAGGAGTGGTCTCCCGCTGTGATAAGGCAGGTGCAGTTGAAATAGCCAAAAAGGTAATCGGCCACCTTACTGATAAGGTTGATGTGTATATTGACCCTGGTACTGCAAGTGAACTTAACATTGAAGGGACTTCTGTAGGCCAGATGCGCCAGTTGGGGGTAGAAGTATTAATTACTATAGGCGGAGATGGGACAGTCCTCAGGACGATACAGCACATGGATGATCCCCTTCCAATTTTACCTATTAATATGGGGACAGTAGGTTTTCTGGTTGATGTGGAAGCAGAAGATGCAGTTCCAACTATAGATTCCATACTTTCTGGTTTTGAGTTGGATGAACGCTCCAGGTTTGAAGTCTGGATAAATGGTATAAAACTCCCTTCTGCCACCAACGAAGTAGTGATCATAACATCCCATCCTGCTAAGATACTGGCTTATAAGATCTGGGTTGATGAATTTGAACTTGAAGAACTGAGGGCCGACGGATTGATCATTGCCACCCCCACCGGTTCCACAGCATATGCCATGAGTGCCGGGGGACCTATCGTGGACCCGAGGGTGGATGCTGCTGTTGTAGTGCCGCTGGCACCTTTTAAACTTGCATCAAGACCCTGGGTCGTTCCTGCCCAAAGTACAATTAAAGTTGAACTGCTCCTGTCAGGCAAGGAAGCCGAAGTTGTGGTAGATGGACAGTATTCCCGGAACATTACTTCAAATCATACGATACGGATCGAAAAAGCAGCTAATCCGGCACGGTTTGTTCGAATCAAACATGGTGGTTTCTACGATAAAGTAAAAAGCAAATTACATTGA
- a CDS encoding UMP kinase — protein sequence MIIVISIGGSVLISDLDPGRIYKYAENVKQLTEEHTIYVVVGGGRIARDYISTARALGANEVECDVIGIDMTRINARLLIAALGKSAYPEPSRSYLDANNAAYWGKIVVMGGLIPGQTTDAVSAVLAEYVGADLLINATSVDGVYTADPNRDKEAKKLSSMTPSELVEIVIKIDMAAGSNSPIDPLAAKIIQRCGIKTIVIDGTDPKNIVEAVAGRHSGTLISN from the coding sequence ATGATAATTGTAATTTCAATTGGTGGGTCTGTATTAATCAGCGATCTTGATCCGGGAAGGATCTACAAATATGCTGAAAATGTAAAACAACTAACTGAAGAACATACCATTTACGTGGTAGTGGGCGGGGGCAGGATTGCGAGAGATTATATATCTACGGCCAGAGCGCTGGGTGCAAACGAAGTGGAATGCGATGTTATAGGCATCGATATGACCCGCATCAATGCAAGGCTCTTGATCGCTGCTTTAGGTAAAAGCGCATATCCTGAACCTTCCAGGAGCTACCTTGATGCAAATAATGCGGCATATTGGGGCAAGATAGTAGTAATGGGTGGTTTGATACCTGGCCAGACCACTGATGCTGTTTCTGCTGTATTGGCCGAATATGTAGGGGCTGATCTGTTAATTAATGCCACATCCGTGGATGGGGTATATACCGCAGATCCCAACCGCGATAAAGAGGCAAAGAAATTATCAAGCATGACCCCATCAGAATTGGTCGAGATCGTAATAAAGATAGATATGGCTGCGGGTTCGAACTCACCCATAGACCCGCTTGCAGCCAAGATCATCCAGCGTTGCGGTATCAAGACCATTGTAATAGATGGAACAGATCCTAAGAATATTGTCGAAGCAGTGGCCGGCCGTCACAGCGGAACACTGATATCAAATTAA
- a CDS encoding bifunctional fructose-bisphosphatase/inositol-phosphate phosphatase — translation MDEIATLCNDVTFAISDAIKNLVGTVEGNRVVGMGADGTPSKLIDVVAEDAALEILASSGIDMKIVSEEKGYLTFGDNPEFTVVLDPIDGTYNATHSLPFFSVSIAVGDDDLSDIRYGKVFNLATGMDFTAAMGRGAFCNDQEIQVSPLNKLNEFTVVAYGYLDSEDTLKRLGRNVRRIRSFGSAALELCYVASARVDAFVDLRSRMRVTDLAAGILIIKEAGGIVTDGRDQPLSGELNVTSRINIVASNGNAHTNLEKTIVL, via the coding sequence ATGGATGAAATAGCCACGTTATGCAATGATGTGACATTTGCAATATCTGATGCCATAAAAAACCTGGTTGGGACTGTTGAGGGAAACAGGGTCGTTGGAATGGGTGCTGATGGCACACCTTCCAAACTTATCGATGTCGTCGCCGAAGATGCTGCCCTTGAAATCCTGGCATCATCCGGTATCGACATGAAAATAGTCTCTGAGGAGAAGGGATACCTTACATTTGGGGATAATCCTGAGTTTACTGTAGTGCTGGATCCAATAGATGGTACGTACAATGCCACACACTCCTTACCTTTTTTTTCAGTATCCATTGCAGTGGGAGATGATGATCTTTCAGATATCAGATATGGTAAAGTGTTCAATCTTGCCACTGGCATGGATTTCACGGCCGCAATGGGACGCGGTGCTTTCTGTAATGATCAAGAGATACAGGTATCACCATTGAACAAACTCAATGAGTTCACTGTTGTAGCTTATGGATACCTTGATAGTGAAGATACATTAAAACGACTGGGAAGAAACGTACGACGTATCAGGTCCTTTGGCAGTGCCGCCCTGGAATTATGTTATGTGGCATCGGCCAGGGTAGATGCATTTGTTGATTTGAGAAGCAGGATGAGAGTTACCGATTTAGCAGCAGGAATCCTTATCATAAAGGAAGCAGGAGGTATTGTGACAGATGGACGTGACCAACCTTTATCAGGAGAACTGAATGTTACCAGTCGGATCAATATAGTTGCATCCAATGGGAATGCACACACTAATCTTGAAAAAACAATAGTGTTATAA
- a CDS encoding sugar phosphate isomerase/epimerase: MNPGLNTRNFSFSSRAVVDNPFNWAYELEELGFSGWEIVCEGKQELNDRNLAQISTILETTNLVLTVHLPFSDLNLASLNEPMWRETLRQMKQNIKLASPFTRIAAVHPGHLSPLGMQMPDLSWQKNIEGLQQLCDYAAEYDMTIGVENMVNMDAILGRHAEEILGMIESVDRENLGLTLDVGHANTNGMVDAFLDKCLDRVVHVHLHDNNGKRDEHLPAGQGIVDWEKVVGSINGLGTRIVLEARTIQEGEASLRFLRDLVQ, encoded by the coding sequence ATGAATCCAGGACTTAATACTAGGAATTTCAGTTTTTCATCCAGGGCTGTAGTGGATAACCCATTCAACTGGGCCTACGAGCTGGAAGAGTTGGGATTTTCCGGCTGGGAGATCGTGTGTGAAGGGAAGCAGGAGCTGAATGACAGAAACCTTGCGCAGATTTCCACAATTCTTGAGACCACTAACCTTGTACTTACGGTCCATCTTCCCTTCTCAGACCTGAACCTTGCCAGTCTTAACGAACCCATGTGGAGGGAAACCCTGCGCCAGATGAAGCAGAACATCAAACTGGCTTCACCCTTCACGCGGATCGCTGCCGTCCACCCCGGGCACCTCTCACCCTTAGGTATGCAGATGCCTGACCTGTCATGGCAGAAGAATATTGAAGGATTGCAGCAGCTTTGTGATTATGCTGCAGAATATGATATGACAATCGGTGTGGAAAACATGGTCAATATGGATGCTATATTAGGCAGGCATGCTGAAGAGATACTGGGCATGATCGAATCTGTTGACAGGGAGAACCTGGGATTGACCCTTGATGTGGGTCATGCAAATACCAATGGTATGGTCGATGCATTCCTTGATAAATGTCTTGACAGAGTGGTTCATGTGCATCTTCACGATAATAATGGAAAAAGGGATGAACATCTACCTGCAGGACAGGGTATTGTTGACTGGGAAAAGGTTGTAGGCTCAATTAATGGGCTTGGTACCAGGATCGTACTGGAGGCCCGGACAATACAGGAAGGGGAAGCCAGTTTGAGATTTTTACGAGATCTGGTTCAATAG